One Gelria sp. Kuro-4 DNA segment encodes these proteins:
- a CDS encoding dihydroorotase has product MLIKGGLVLDPANALQGRYDLRLKAGKIAALGPELSAEPGEEVLDAQGLMVVPGFVDIHVHFRDPGLTHKETLASGSRAAAAGGFTSVVCMANTKPVMDEPELVRAFYKRAAREAVVHVYTVAGVTRGLAGEELTDFAALKAAGAAGFSDDGNPIPSARLMRQALEEAGRLGLPVIAHEGDLSLVADTIVNEGTAAARLGLGGMPAAAEDIQVARDVLLAGLTGGHVHIQHVSSARSVAIIRAAKVRGVPVTAEATPHHFTLTDEALLTWGADAKMNPPLRSAADVAAVRQGLADGTLDAIATDHAPHTPTEKAAGLAQAPSGIIGLETALGLTWTELVQAGVLTPAQAVAKLTYLPARIVGLAKGTLRPGADADITIFDPNATWEVDPARFYSQSRNTPFAGRRLTGQVRYTLVGGRLVYANGTVLEKEAFA; this is encoded by the coding sequence ATGCTGATTAAAGGTGGGCTGGTGCTGGATCCAGCCAACGCGCTGCAGGGTAGGTATGACCTGCGCCTCAAAGCCGGCAAGATCGCCGCCTTAGGTCCGGAGCTCAGCGCGGAACCCGGAGAAGAGGTCTTGGACGCGCAGGGACTCATGGTGGTTCCCGGCTTTGTCGATATCCACGTGCACTTTCGCGACCCGGGCCTCACGCACAAAGAAACCCTGGCCAGCGGCAGCCGGGCCGCGGCCGCCGGCGGCTTCACCAGCGTGGTCTGCATGGCCAACACCAAGCCGGTGATGGATGAACCGGAGCTGGTGCGCGCCTTTTACAAGCGCGCCGCACGCGAGGCGGTGGTTCATGTCTACACCGTGGCAGGCGTCACCCGCGGCTTGGCCGGTGAGGAGCTCACCGACTTCGCCGCCCTCAAGGCGGCAGGTGCAGCCGGTTTCTCCGACGACGGCAACCCTATCCCCAGCGCCCGGCTCATGCGGCAGGCCTTGGAGGAGGCCGGGCGCCTGGGGCTGCCGGTGATTGCCCACGAAGGCGACCTCTCCCTGGTGGCCGACACCATCGTCAATGAAGGCACGGCCGCCGCACGCCTGGGCCTTGGCGGCATGCCGGCGGCGGCCGAGGACATCCAGGTGGCGCGGGACGTTCTCCTGGCTGGGCTTACCGGCGGGCACGTGCACATTCAGCATGTAAGCTCGGCCCGCTCGGTGGCCATCATCCGGGCGGCCAAGGTCCGAGGGGTGCCGGTGACCGCGGAGGCAACCCCCCACCACTTCACCCTGACAGACGAAGCCCTGCTCACTTGGGGCGCCGACGCCAAGATGAATCCCCCGCTGCGCTCGGCCGCCGATGTGGCCGCCGTGCGCCAGGGCCTGGCGGATGGTACGCTCGACGCCATCGCCACGGACCACGCCCCGCACACGCCCACCGAAAAGGCCGCCGGCCTAGCCCAAGCCCCGAGCGGCATCATCGGCCTGGAGACCGCCCTGGGCCTTACCTGGACGGAGCTGGTACAGGCCGGCGTCCTCACCCCCGCCCAGGCCGTCGCCAAGCTCACCTACCTCCCGGCCCGCATCGTGGGCCTGGCCAAGGGAACACTCCGCCCGGGGGCGGACGCGGACATCACCATCTTCGATCCCAACGCCACCTGGGAGGTGGACCCGGCCCGCTTTTACTCGCAAAGCCGTAACACCCCCTTCGCCGGCCGCCGGCTGACGGGACAGGTGCGCTACACCCTGGTGGGCGGGCGGCTGGTCTACGCCAACGGAACAGTCCTGGAAAAGGAGGCCTTTGCGTGA
- a CDS encoding nucleotidyltransferase family protein, translated as MAVVDAVVLAGAANAKRLRAVSREPYEALIPVADRRMVDFVVAALEESPSVTRAAVVGPVPQLKYLEQGKVKAVLPCAGSVMDNLRQGLEWLQPQGYVLVATSDIPLLTAAAVEDFLKRAQATQADFYYSIVEKGVGEARYPGVKRTYVRLKDGTFTGGNLFLFHPRIVDRVWRLAEEMVRLRKQPLKMCSLLGWGQVLRLVLGQLTIAAVEQRFAEIAGAVGKAVISPYPEVGIDVDKPSDYELVQRFMGWGGKTWSGGAGLNG; from the coding sequence GTGGCGGTGGTGGACGCGGTGGTGCTGGCGGGGGCGGCCAACGCTAAGAGACTGCGCGCGGTGAGCCGGGAGCCGTATGAGGCGCTGATCCCGGTGGCCGACCGGCGTATGGTGGACTTTGTGGTGGCGGCCTTGGAAGAAAGTCCCTCCGTGACACGGGCGGCGGTGGTGGGGCCGGTGCCCCAGCTTAAGTACCTGGAGCAGGGCAAGGTGAAGGCCGTTCTTCCCTGCGCCGGCAGTGTAATGGATAACCTGCGCCAGGGTCTGGAGTGGCTGCAACCCCAGGGTTATGTCCTGGTGGCTACCTCGGATATTCCACTCCTTACGGCCGCGGCGGTGGAGGACTTTCTGAAGCGCGCGCAGGCGACCCAAGCCGACTTCTACTATTCCATCGTGGAAAAGGGTGTGGGCGAGGCCCGTTACCCGGGTGTCAAGCGCACCTACGTGCGCCTTAAAGACGGCACCTTCACCGGGGGTAACCTCTTCCTCTTTCACCCGCGTATCGTGGACCGGGTCTGGCGGCTGGCGGAAGAGATGGTGCGCCTGCGCAAACAGCCGCTCAAGATGTGCAGCCTGCTCGGGTGGGGCCAGGTACTGCGCCTGGTGCTGGGCCAGCTGACCATCGCCGCGGTGGAGCAGCGTTTCGCCGAGATCGCGGGCGCCGTAGGCAAGGCGGTCATCTCGCCCTACCCGGAGGTGGGGATCGATGTCGATAAACCCAGCGATTACGAACTTGTCCAGCGGTTCATGGGATGGGGGGGAAAGACATGGAGCGGCGGCGCCGGGTTGAACGGCTGA
- the purR gene encoding pur operon repressor, producing the protein MERRRRVERLIAVTRYLVEHPCQLISLSTFGEELGAAKSSLSEDIGLIKRMLDREGEGWVETVPGAAGGVRYLPELTGAGARTLVASLAQELSHPARFLPGGFLYLTDILFTPVIMEGVGRIFAGRFRLFEPEWVVTVETKGIPVALFTARALGVPAVIIRHESRVTEGPAVSINYLSGSTRRIQTMSLPRRALPSGARVVVVDDFMRAGGTARGMHELMAEFGAHVLGTGVLMATREPENKLVPDYFSLLVLEEVKETGPELKVRPAAWLEGG; encoded by the coding sequence ATGGAGCGGCGGCGCCGGGTTGAACGGCTGATTGCTGTAACCCGCTACCTGGTGGAGCATCCCTGCCAGTTGATTTCCCTGAGTACGTTCGGCGAAGAATTGGGGGCGGCCAAGTCCAGCCTCAGCGAGGACATCGGCCTCATCAAGCGGATGCTGGATAGAGAGGGAGAGGGTTGGGTGGAAACCGTTCCGGGGGCGGCCGGCGGCGTCCGCTACCTGCCGGAGCTGACAGGTGCCGGAGCCCGGACGCTGGTGGCTTCCCTGGCACAGGAGCTTTCCCACCCGGCACGCTTTTTGCCCGGCGGCTTCCTTTATTTGACCGATATCCTCTTTACGCCCGTCATCATGGAGGGGGTAGGCCGGATTTTTGCCGGCCGTTTTCGCCTGTTCGAGCCGGAGTGGGTGGTGACGGTGGAAACCAAAGGCATACCCGTCGCCCTTTTCACCGCCCGCGCCTTGGGAGTGCCGGCGGTGATCATCCGCCACGAGAGCCGGGTGACGGAGGGGCCGGCGGTGAGCATCAACTACCTGTCTGGTTCCACCCGGCGCATTCAAACCATGTCGCTGCCCCGGCGGGCGCTGCCGAGCGGGGCACGGGTGGTGGTGGTGGACGACTTTATGCGGGCCGGGGGCACCGCCCGCGGCATGCACGAGCTCATGGCCGAGTTTGGCGCGCACGTGCTCGGGACCGGTGTGCTCATGGCGACGCGCGAACCGGAGAATAAACTGGTCCCGGACTACTTCTCCCTGCTCGTCCTGGAGGAGGTAAAAGAGACCGGGCCGGAACTCAAAGTGCGCCCGGCCGCCTGGTTGGAAGGGGGGTAA
- a CDS encoding DUF4177 domain-containing protein has protein sequence MDQYEYKVLILGSAEELEPNLNALAGEGWRLAFMYPVEVAFGGHNLVVTLERPRLGSEEQADAGPGEEQPA, from the coding sequence GTGGACCAGTACGAGTACAAGGTTCTCATCCTGGGTTCGGCCGAGGAGCTGGAGCCGAACCTTAACGCCTTGGCGGGCGAAGGCTGGCGCCTGGCCTTCATGTACCCGGTGGAGGTGGCGTTCGGCGGCCACAACCTGGTGGTCACCCTGGAGCGGCCGCGCTTGGGCAGTGAAGAACAAGCGGACGCAGGGCCGGGTGAAGAGCAGCCCGCGTAA
- the cphA gene encoding cyanophycin synthetase — MRVEELAVYSGRNVYSHHPVVKVRLNLEHHADKTTADIPLFTDRLLSLLPSLRDHHCSRGYPGGFVERLREGTYLGHVVEHVLLELQNLAGFPAIYGKTCSTDDPAVYEIVAEYKAAAAAREAAYQAVEMVNCLLLGDDPPRTEAITARLKELAARYELGPTTAALVRAAQERGLPVLRLDDRSLVQVGYGVRQRRVEAALTSLTSCLAVDIAGDKTRTKEILRRAGITVPEGRVARSEEEAVAALAELGAPVVVKPECGNQGKGVSLNLKTVAEVRAAYTLARNWQRRVLVEKYVAGRHLRVLVVGGKVAAVAERLPAHVVGDGRHNLRELVDITNADPRRGIGHENVLTKIAIDPVVLMVLARRGLNLDYVPAAGETVFLRENANLSTGGTARDLTDQVAAPVKMVAERAARAVGLDVAGVDLVAADPADSKSAVTVIEVNAAPGLRMHLAPCEGKARPVAEKIISHLFPPGTGGRIPLVSVTGTNGKTTTVRLIAHLLALTGRTVGFTSTDGVFIGGQCVWQGDNAGFRGARLVLEDPTVEAAVLETARGGLIRDGLAYDWADVGVITNISEDHLGQYGIETLEDLAHVKSLVIEAVRDDGCAVLNADDPLVASLAARARCPVIYFSLTAGNAVVRRQLAAGGRVVLVREGKVLLAEGEEVEYLCSARRIPLTLHGTARHNLANVLAATAAAWGLGLPREVIRQGLRSFYPDLTSNPGRVNLLRVGGARLLIDYGHNVASYRSTLEMARRLARRRLLGVIGVPGDRPDELVERVGRTAAEGFDLLFIKEDEDRRGRQAGEIAELLLKGARAAGFPSEHARIILREEEALQAALAECRRGDLVVIFYEKLDRVLEVVSAVRAASPPASAGLAELGAC, encoded by the coding sequence ATGAGAGTTGAAGAGCTTGCGGTTTACAGCGGCCGCAACGTTTACAGCCACCATCCCGTGGTTAAAGTCCGGCTCAATCTCGAGCACCACGCAGACAAGACCACGGCCGACATCCCGCTCTTTACCGACCGGCTGCTTTCCCTGCTGCCGTCTCTGCGTGACCACCACTGTTCCCGCGGCTACCCCGGCGGGTTTGTGGAGCGCCTGCGCGAGGGGACGTACCTGGGGCATGTGGTGGAACACGTGCTGCTGGAACTCCAGAACCTGGCCGGGTTTCCGGCCATTTACGGGAAAACCTGCTCCACCGACGACCCGGCCGTCTACGAGATCGTCGCTGAGTATAAGGCGGCTGCGGCCGCACGCGAGGCGGCTTACCAGGCGGTGGAGATGGTGAACTGCCTGCTTTTGGGCGACGACCCGCCGCGCACCGAGGCCATCACCGCCCGGCTCAAGGAGCTGGCCGCGCGCTACGAACTGGGGCCGACCACCGCCGCCCTGGTGCGGGCGGCCCAGGAACGGGGCCTGCCGGTGCTGCGCCTGGACGACCGCAGCTTGGTACAGGTGGGTTACGGTGTGCGGCAGCGGCGGGTGGAGGCGGCCCTCACCTCCCTTACTTCCTGCCTCGCCGTGGACATCGCCGGCGACAAGACGCGGACCAAGGAGATCCTGCGCCGGGCCGGGATAACGGTCCCGGAGGGACGCGTGGCCCGCTCCGAGGAGGAGGCGGTGGCCGCCCTGGCGGAGCTTGGCGCCCCCGTGGTGGTGAAGCCGGAGTGCGGCAACCAGGGCAAGGGAGTGTCGCTGAACCTCAAGACCGTGGCCGAGGTGCGGGCCGCCTATACCCTGGCCCGCAACTGGCAGCGCCGCGTGCTGGTGGAGAAGTACGTGGCGGGCCGCCACCTGCGGGTGCTGGTTGTGGGGGGCAAGGTGGCCGCGGTGGCGGAGCGCCTGCCGGCGCATGTGGTCGGCGATGGGCGACACAACCTGCGCGAGCTGGTGGATATAACCAACGCCGACCCCCGCCGCGGTATCGGTCACGAAAACGTGCTGACGAAGATCGCCATTGACCCGGTGGTGCTCATGGTCCTGGCGCGCCGGGGGCTGAACCTGGACTATGTGCCGGCCGCCGGTGAGACCGTCTTCCTGCGCGAAAACGCCAACCTGAGCACGGGCGGCACTGCCCGTGACCTCACAGATCAGGTGGCGGCGCCGGTGAAAATGGTGGCGGAACGTGCGGCCCGGGCGGTGGGGCTGGACGTGGCCGGGGTGGACCTGGTGGCGGCCGACCCGGCGGATTCGAAGAGCGCCGTCACGGTGATCGAGGTTAACGCGGCGCCCGGGCTCAGGATGCACCTGGCCCCCTGTGAAGGGAAGGCACGGCCGGTGGCGGAAAAGATCATCTCCCACCTCTTCCCGCCCGGAACCGGCGGCCGCATACCCCTGGTGTCCGTGACCGGCACCAACGGCAAAACCACTACCGTGCGTCTCATCGCCCACCTGCTGGCCCTTACTGGGCGCACGGTCGGGTTTACTTCTACCGATGGGGTTTTTATCGGCGGTCAGTGCGTATGGCAGGGTGACAACGCCGGCTTTCGCGGCGCGCGCCTGGTGCTGGAGGATCCGACTGTGGAGGCGGCGGTGCTGGAGACGGCGCGCGGCGGTCTCATCCGGGACGGTCTGGCGTACGACTGGGCCGACGTGGGCGTGATCACCAACATCAGCGAAGACCACCTGGGGCAGTACGGTATCGAGACGCTGGAGGACCTGGCCCACGTGAAGTCGCTGGTCATCGAGGCCGTGCGGGACGACGGCTGCGCCGTGCTCAACGCCGACGACCCGCTGGTGGCCTCCCTGGCGGCACGGGCGCGCTGCCCCGTCATCTACTTCAGCCTCACGGCCGGCAATGCCGTCGTGCGGCGGCAGCTCGCCGCCGGTGGGCGGGTGGTGCTGGTGCGCGAAGGCAAGGTGCTGCTGGCCGAAGGAGAAGAAGTGGAGTACCTGTGCTCGGCCCGGCGCATTCCCCTAACCCTGCACGGTACGGCCCGGCACAACCTGGCCAATGTGCTGGCGGCCACGGCCGCCGCCTGGGGCCTGGGGCTGCCGCGCGAGGTTATTCGCCAGGGCCTGCGCAGCTTTTACCCTGACCTCACCAGCAACCCGGGCCGTGTCAACCTGCTCAGGGTGGGCGGGGCGCGCCTGCTCATCGATTACGGGCACAATGTTGCCAGTTACCGCAGCACCCTGGAGATGGCCCGCCGCCTGGCGCGCCGGCGCCTGCTCGGGGTGATCGGGGTGCCCGGCGACCGGCCGGACGAACTGGTGGAGCGCGTCGGCCGCACCGCGGCCGAAGGCTTCGACCTCCTTTTCATCAAAGAGGACGAAGACCGGCGCGGCCGTCAGGCAGGCGAGATCGCCGAGCTGCTCCTGAAGGGTGCGCGGGCGGCGGGCTTTCCCAGCGAGCACGCCCGCATCATCCTGCGGGAAGAGGAAGCCTTGCAGGCGGCCCTGGCCGAGTGCCGCCGCGGGGACCTGGTGGTGATCTTCTACGAGAAACTGGACCGGGTGCTCGAGGTGGTGAGCGCCGTGCGCGCCGCCTCTCCCCCCGCCTCTGCCGGGCTGGCGGAGCTCGGGGCGTGCTAG
- a CDS encoding dihydroorotate dehydrogenase electron transfer subunit — protein MNVNHTLKVLANEPQGAGRYLLVAEAPGLAHAARPGQFVHVRCTAGTVPLLRRPFSFYRLRPAAGAVEIYYQVVGSGTELLSRVPPGTTLSALGPLGRGFPLAPRARHIVLVGRGLGSAPLVALGEAALAQGTAVTAILSARTPSALVGSRPLAALGAAVTTVTDAAGTSDPAQVDELLSAALERPGTAQAFVCGSRRLARLVERSAAARGIPAFVSLEERMGCGLGGCLVCACRVRTPAGETYKRVCKDGPVFPLEEVVLE, from the coding sequence GTGAACGTCAACCACACCCTCAAAGTGCTCGCCAACGAACCGCAGGGCGCGGGGCGCTACCTCCTGGTGGCGGAAGCCCCCGGGCTGGCACATGCCGCCCGGCCGGGCCAGTTTGTCCACGTGCGCTGCACCGCAGGCACCGTGCCCTTGCTGCGCCGGCCCTTCAGCTTTTACCGCCTCCGGCCCGCGGCCGGGGCGGTGGAGATCTACTACCAGGTGGTGGGCAGCGGCACGGAGCTTCTCAGCCGCGTCCCGCCCGGCACCACCTTGAGCGCCCTGGGGCCGCTGGGCCGGGGCTTCCCGCTGGCGCCCCGCGCCCGACACATCGTCCTTGTCGGGCGCGGCCTGGGGAGCGCGCCCCTGGTGGCCCTGGGCGAAGCCGCCCTGGCCCAAGGTACGGCCGTGACGGCCATCCTGAGCGCCCGGACACCCAGTGCCCTGGTGGGAAGCCGGCCCCTGGCCGCCCTGGGTGCCGCGGTGACCACCGTTACCGACGCAGCCGGCACCTCCGACCCGGCCCAGGTAGACGAGCTTCTCAGCGCCGCCCTGGAGCGGCCGGGCACAGCGCAGGCCTTTGTCTGCGGCTCCCGCCGCCTGGCCCGCCTTGTGGAGCGGTCGGCCGCTGCGCGGGGCATCCCCGCCTTCGTCTCCCTGGAGGAGCGCATGGGCTGCGGCCTGGGCGGGTGCCTGGTGTGCGCCTGTCGCGTACGCACGCCGGCAGGTGAAACCTACAAACGGGTGTGCAAAGACGGCCCGGTCTTTCCCCTGGAGGAGGTGGTACTGGAATGA
- a CDS encoding cyanophycinase: MSAKVKGNLVIIGGAEDKEGVCLILRRFLALAGGGEAVVAVITTATEQAEEVGAEYSRLFYRLGAAEVRHLDVPDRETARSTALADTLRRSTGVFLTGGDQLRLTSILGGTPLAGALHAAAGRGAVIAGTSAGASAMSATMIVEGQDGSAPRRSIINMAPGLGFLKEVVVDQHFAERGRIGRLLAAIAENPYILGLGLDEDTAVVCDADGLLTVVGSGACTVVDGLTIRESNVSESSAGDPLVLTHVTLHVLPAGYTFNLSRREPGAVRPEETR, translated from the coding sequence ATGAGCGCAAAGGTCAAAGGCAACCTGGTCATCATCGGCGGTGCGGAGGATAAAGAAGGCGTCTGCCTCATCCTGCGCCGCTTTCTCGCGCTGGCCGGCGGGGGAGAGGCGGTGGTGGCCGTCATCACCACAGCCACCGAGCAGGCGGAGGAAGTGGGGGCCGAATACAGCCGGCTCTTTTACCGCCTGGGTGCGGCCGAGGTGCGGCACTTGGATGTTCCCGATCGTGAAACTGCCCGGTCGACGGCGCTGGCGGACACCCTGCGCCGCTCGACCGGCGTTTTCCTCACCGGCGGCGACCAGCTGCGCCTGACCAGCATCCTGGGCGGCACACCGCTGGCCGGGGCCCTGCATGCCGCCGCCGGCCGGGGGGCGGTGATTGCCGGCACCAGCGCCGGCGCCTCGGCCATGAGCGCCACCATGATCGTAGAAGGCCAGGACGGGAGCGCGCCCCGCCGCTCCATCATCAACATGGCCCCCGGTTTAGGCTTCCTCAAGGAAGTGGTGGTGGACCAGCACTTTGCGGAGCGCGGGCGCATCGGCCGGCTGCTGGCCGCCATTGCCGAAAACCCATACATACTGGGGCTTGGTTTGGACGAGGACACGGCGGTGGTGTGTGACGCGGACGGGCTGCTCACCGTGGTGGGCTCGGGGGCGTGCACCGTGGTCGACGGCCTCACCATCCGAGAGAGCAACGTCTCGGAAAGTTCGGCCGGCGACCCCCTGGTCCTCACCCACGTTACCCTGCACGTTTTGCCCGCCGGGTACACGTTTAACCTGAGCCGTCGGGAACCCGGAGCTGTTCGCCCCGAGGAGACGAGGTGA
- the ispE gene encoding 4-(cytidine 5'-diphospho)-2-C-methyl-D-erythritol kinase, which translates to MEFFPAWAKVNLGLAVREKRPDGYHNVRMVMQTVSLADRIGLEPQAEGISLQVTGAALPAGPENLAWRAAHRLMAEYKIPGGVSIELEKHIPVAAGLAGGSADAAAVLYGLNRLFSLGLTEAELGRLALELGSDVPFALLGGTALAEGRGEVLTPLPPLAPCYLVLACPELAVATAWAYRAFDERPEAGTDIAQLAAAVRCGDLQAVAARLGNNFESVVAARYPVITELKETFLALGALGASLSGSGPTVFGLFADRIQAENAARRLGKRVRTFVTLPVTAGAGTFPREAVNVWCASPST; encoded by the coding sequence ATGGAGTTTTTTCCCGCCTGGGCCAAGGTTAACCTGGGCCTTGCGGTGCGGGAGAAGCGTCCCGATGGTTACCACAACGTCCGCATGGTCATGCAAACAGTCTCCCTGGCCGACAGAATCGGGCTCGAGCCGCAGGCGGAAGGGATTTCCCTCCAGGTGACAGGGGCGGCGCTCCCGGCGGGGCCGGAAAACCTGGCCTGGCGGGCGGCACACCGCCTAATGGCAGAATACAAAATACCAGGTGGCGTCTCGATCGAGCTTGAGAAACACATCCCAGTGGCCGCCGGCCTGGCGGGTGGGAGCGCCGATGCCGCCGCCGTCCTTTACGGTCTGAACCGCCTCTTTTCCTTAGGCCTTACCGAGGCGGAGCTTGGACGGCTGGCCTTGGAGCTGGGCAGTGACGTACCCTTTGCCCTTTTAGGCGGCACCGCCCTGGCGGAAGGGCGGGGCGAGGTGTTGACCCCGCTGCCGCCGCTGGCGCCCTGCTACCTGGTACTGGCCTGCCCGGAGCTGGCGGTGGCCACCGCCTGGGCTTACCGGGCGTTCGACGAGCGGCCGGAGGCGGGAACGGATATCGCGCAGCTTGCGGCGGCCGTGCGCTGCGGCGACCTCCAGGCTGTGGCGGCCCGGCTCGGCAACAACTTTGAATCGGTGGTGGCGGCGCGTTATCCCGTCATCACGGAGCTGAAGGAAACTTTCCTGGCTTTGGGGGCGCTGGGCGCCTCGCTTTCCGGGAGCGGGCCCACGGTGTTCGGCCTTTTTGCCGACCGGATCCAGGCCGAAAACGCGGCGCGCCGGCTGGGAAAGAGGGTGCGGACCTTTGTTACCCTGCCGGTTACGGCCGGGGCCGGGACCTTTCCGCGGGAGGCGGTGAACGTTTGGTGCGCAAGCCCCTCAACTTAG
- a CDS encoding GntR family transcriptional regulator → MRKPLNLEPARCQPLWEAVYQALRAAIVRGDLAPGERLAEQQLAEEMEASRTPVREALRRLALEGFVVLVPRRGAYVAELSFKDMNDVFELRAALEGLAAALAAERITPEEVAALEQAVRELAEAAAGGASEQVVRIDTDFHGRIYTASRNRRLMQIVANLSDQIQRFRMRSLAAPGRLKDTLSEHRRLVAAIARGDAAQARKLAEEHIERAEASLLKAQQQAAGAGERSGGGGGRGGAGGGGQR, encoded by the coding sequence GTGCGCAAGCCCCTCAACTTAGAACCGGCCCGCTGTCAGCCTCTTTGGGAGGCGGTGTACCAGGCCCTGCGCGCTGCCATTGTGCGCGGCGATCTAGCGCCCGGCGAACGCTTGGCGGAGCAGCAGCTGGCGGAGGAAATGGAGGCCAGCCGGACGCCGGTGCGGGAAGCTCTGCGGCGGCTCGCGCTCGAAGGTTTTGTGGTACTCGTGCCCCGCCGGGGTGCCTATGTGGCGGAGCTTTCCTTTAAGGATATGAACGACGTTTTCGAGTTACGCGCGGCCCTGGAAGGGCTGGCCGCCGCCCTGGCCGCCGAGCGGATCACCCCGGAAGAAGTGGCCGCTCTGGAGCAGGCGGTGCGTGAGCTGGCGGAAGCGGCCGCGGGCGGGGCGAGTGAGCAGGTGGTACGCATCGATACCGATTTCCACGGCCGCATTTATACCGCCAGCCGCAACCGGCGCTTAATGCAGATTGTGGCCAATCTGTCCGACCAGATCCAGCGCTTCCGTATGCGTTCGCTGGCGGCGCCCGGCCGTCTTAAGGACACGCTGAGCGAACACCGCCGGCTGGTGGCGGCCATTGCCCGGGGTGATGCCGCGCAGGCGCGCAAGCTGGCGGAAGAGCACATCGAGCGCGCCGAGGCCAGCCTGCTCAAGGCGCAGCAACAGGCGGCCGGAGCGGGAGAAAGGAGTGGTGGCGGTGGTGGACGCGGTGGTGCTGGCGGGGGCGGCCAACGCTAA
- a CDS encoding Zn-dependent hydrolase: MINVAALEKDLRRLAAVGAEPGPGVTRLGFSPEERELHRQVAEKLAALGADVRRDAIGNLIARRPGEDDTLPAVACGSHLDSVPQGGRYDGVAGVLAAVAALRTLKERGMRTRHPLEVIVFVSEESSRFGVATLGSKVLTGRAQPEEWAGLTDFAGVSLPEALAGAGVDPAQVGAARRRPEEFKAFLELHIEQGRVLEETGNKIGIVTAIAAPTRLRVTLSGRADHSGATPMGLRRDALAAAAELVLAVERWGRAESPQQSVATVGILKAEPGAMNVVPGKAVVGIDVRGIDKESIARAVAGIRADLAEIARRRRVNAQVEELTAEDPVPLHPGIIATLEGVCRRLDVPYMLMPSGAGHDAMNMAHLTPTGMIFIPCREGISHNPAEEASLEDIARGAEVLLAALLELAKPVPRQTAPKEAPSNLPATTGNA, from the coding sequence TTGATTAACGTTGCTGCACTGGAGAAAGATTTACGCCGCCTGGCCGCTGTCGGGGCCGAGCCGGGGCCGGGCGTCACCCGCTTGGGCTTCAGCCCGGAAGAGCGGGAGCTGCACCGGCAGGTGGCGGAGAAGCTGGCCGCGCTGGGGGCGGACGTCCGCCGCGATGCCATCGGCAACCTGATCGCCCGCCGGCCCGGGGAGGACGACACCCTCCCCGCGGTGGCCTGCGGTTCGCACCTGGACTCGGTGCCCCAGGGTGGACGTTATGACGGGGTAGCGGGCGTGCTGGCGGCCGTGGCCGCTCTGCGCACCTTAAAAGAGCGCGGGATGCGCACCCGCCATCCCCTCGAGGTGATCGTGTTCGTCTCCGAGGAATCAAGTCGCTTCGGCGTGGCCACGCTGGGAAGCAAGGTCCTGACCGGGCGGGCCCAGCCGGAGGAATGGGCCGGCCTTACGGACTTCGCCGGGGTTTCTCTCCCGGAAGCCCTGGCGGGCGCCGGCGTGGACCCGGCGCAGGTCGGCGCCGCGCGCCGCCGGCCGGAGGAATTCAAGGCCTTCCTGGAGCTACACATCGAGCAGGGGCGGGTGCTGGAGGAAACGGGGAACAAAATCGGCATCGTCACGGCCATCGCCGCCCCTACGCGCCTGCGCGTCACCTTAAGCGGGCGCGCCGACCACTCCGGTGCCACCCCCATGGGCCTGCGGCGCGATGCCCTGGCGGCGGCGGCCGAGCTGGTTCTGGCGGTGGAGCGCTGGGGCCGGGCCGAGTCCCCTCAGCAGAGCGTGGCCACGGTAGGGATACTGAAAGCCGAACCGGGGGCGATGAACGTGGTCCCGGGGAAAGCAGTGGTGGGGATCGATGTGCGCGGCATTGACAAGGAGAGCATCGCGCGGGCGGTGGCCGGGATTCGCGCCGACCTGGCGGAAATCGCCCGCCGGCGCCGGGTCAACGCCCAGGTGGAAGAACTCACCGCCGAAGACCCGGTTCCCCTGCACCCGGGCATCATCGCCACCCTGGAAGGCGTGTGCCGCCGCCTCGACGTGCCCTACATGCTAATGCCGAGCGGGGCCGGGCACGATGCCATGAACATGGCGCACCTTACGCCCACGGGTATGATCTTCATCCCCTGCCGGGAAGGCATCAGCCACAACCCGGCCGAGGAAGCAAGCCTGGAGGACATCGCCCGCGGGGCCGAGGTACTGCTGGCAGCCCTGCTGGAGCTGGCGAAACCTGTACCCAGACAGACCGCGCCGAAGGAAGCCCCGAGCAATCTTCCAGCAACGACTGGCAATGCCTGA